The following proteins are co-located in the Longimicrobiales bacterium genome:
- a CDS encoding universal stress protein, with the protein MPFRITSILVASDLSSGASPVLRSAAALAALAEAELHVVHVVEPDGLFEVAAERVERADRALREQLKSALPASAHATSVRVELGRAHRVILDLADEVGADLVVIGPHREQEARPQVLGTTADRLVRTSEVPCLIVHEPISLPLRCVLIPTDLSDAAEGALDVGLIWSAALRQPRGSASRTSVQLLLVVPRVPDEGEGEPPHTFSARELHRQVQAACERTGCAPSLELEEEVAEGDPSTIILQRAQDHGADLVVLGTHGHGALARALIGSVSSMVARRAGCPVLLVPPRYWQERRAREERLRR; encoded by the coding sequence CCAGCGACCTTTCCTCCGGCGCTTCGCCTGTGCTGCGCAGCGCGGCGGCGCTCGCAGCGCTCGCGGAGGCAGAGCTGCACGTGGTTCACGTGGTCGAGCCGGACGGCTTGTTCGAGGTGGCAGCCGAGCGCGTGGAGCGGGCGGACCGGGCACTGCGCGAGCAGCTGAAGAGCGCATTGCCGGCGAGCGCGCATGCGACGAGCGTGCGGGTGGAACTCGGCCGCGCGCATCGCGTGATCCTGGATCTCGCGGATGAAGTCGGTGCTGACCTGGTCGTCATCGGCCCGCACCGCGAGCAGGAGGCGCGGCCGCAGGTCCTGGGGACGACTGCAGACCGGCTCGTGCGGACGAGCGAGGTGCCCTGCCTGATCGTGCATGAACCGATCTCGCTGCCGCTGCGCTGCGTGTTGATCCCCACCGACCTGTCCGATGCCGCCGAAGGCGCGCTGGATGTCGGCCTGATCTGGAGCGCTGCGTTGCGCCAGCCGCGCGGCAGCGCGAGCCGGACCAGCGTGCAACTGCTGCTCGTCGTTCCGCGCGTCCCCGACGAGGGGGAAGGGGAGCCGCCCCACACGTTCAGCGCGCGCGAGCTGCACCGGCAGGTGCAGGCCGCGTGCGAGCGGACCGGCTGTGCACCTTCGCTGGAGTTGGAGGAAGAAGTGGCGGAGGGCGATCCGTCCACGATCATCCTGCAGCGTGCGCAGGACCACGGTGCCGACCTGGTCGTGCTCGGGACGCACGGCCACGGCGCGCTGGCCCGCGCGCTGATCGGCAGTGTTTCATCCATGGTGGCGCGACGGGCAGGCTGCCCCGTGCTTCTCGTGCCGCCCCGCTACTGGCAGGAGCGCCGCGCGCGCGAAGAACGGCTCCGGCGCTGA